The Halomonas sp. 7T genome contains a region encoding:
- a CDS encoding DUF305 domain-containing protein, which produces MSSNMAERLQNRWKMMASVCAVAGLLVAPTVYAHHHDTDNGHAGHGQHESTGQDHRGNPAVAAYQAANDRMHEDMSMSFTGEPDVDFAKGMIPHHEGAIAMAEIVLEHGEDEDIRQLAQEIIDAQESEIAFLREWLAQQGH; this is translated from the coding sequence ATGAGTTCCAATATGGCTGAGCGTTTACAAAACCGCTGGAAAATGATGGCAAGCGTATGTGCAGTGGCGGGGCTGTTGGTCGCTCCCACTGTTTATGCCCATCACCACGACACCGATAATGGCCATGCCGGTCATGGGCAGCACGAGAGCACTGGCCAAGACCACCGCGGCAACCCGGCGGTAGCCGCGTATCAAGCCGCCAACGACCGCATGCATGAAGATATGTCGATGTCATTCACCGGTGAGCCGGATGTGGATTTTGCCAAAGGGATGATTCCTCACCATGAAGGCGCCATCGCCATGGCGGAAATTGTTCTTGAGCATGGTGAGGACGAAGATATTCGCCAGCTGGCGCAAGAAATAATCGACGCCCAAGAGAGTGAAATCGCTTTCTTGCGTGAATGGTTAGCGCAACAGGGCCACTAA
- a CDS encoding trimeric intracellular cation channel family protein has translation MSGVIYWLDMAGVIVFALSGVILACRSRMDPFGMLVLAAVTGIGGGTLRDLVLGVRPVFWVTDPTYLWVVFATVGVSLIGFHYIHRLSRGFLPVADAFGLALFTVIGTHKALLLGAPGVVAVLMGMMTGVAGGMIRDVLAQRVPMVLREEIYATASLAGGVVYVALHTLGAPLTATIAASLMVTLGLRLAAIHWHLALPVFAWVTLPPKNNDAAAPLSTPEKAKERVRIIRRERTRR, from the coding sequence GTGTCGGGTGTTATTTACTGGTTGGATATGGCGGGGGTGATTGTATTTGCCCTTTCCGGGGTGATCTTAGCGTGCCGTTCGCGGATGGACCCGTTCGGCATGCTGGTATTAGCCGCGGTCACCGGCATTGGTGGCGGCACCCTGCGTGATTTAGTACTCGGCGTGCGGCCAGTGTTTTGGGTGACAGACCCTACCTATCTATGGGTTGTTTTCGCCACGGTAGGCGTGTCGCTGATTGGGTTTCACTATATCCACCGTTTGTCCCGGGGCTTTTTACCGGTTGCGGATGCCTTTGGGCTTGCACTGTTTACCGTGATAGGTACGCACAAAGCGCTGTTGTTGGGGGCGCCTGGCGTGGTGGCGGTGCTAATGGGGATGATGACCGGCGTGGCGGGCGGCATGATTCGTGATGTGCTGGCCCAACGAGTGCCTATGGTGCTGCGGGAAGAGATTTATGCCACCGCCTCCTTGGCGGGAGGAGTTGTGTATGTGGCACTGCATACGCTTGGCGCGCCGCTTACTGCCACCATTGCGGCTTCCCTAATGGTGACGTTAGGGCTGCGGTTAGCCGCTATTCATTGGCACTTAGCGCTGCCCGTATTTGCTTGGGTAACGCTGCCGCCGAAAAACAACGATGCCGCCGCGCCACTCTCTACCCCTGAAAAAGCCAAAGAGCGGGTGCGCATTATTCGGCGAGAGCGGACCCGCCGCTAG
- a CDS encoding DUF3581 domain-containing protein codes for MFKDFYAQRGEYVVISAEQASRFAKGVAGDYNPIHNPDARRFCVPGDLLFTLVLVKFGLSRQMEFRFTNMVGADTPVMFSEVDNGDIHVVDESGKCYLQVTRSGEVTREEAAVEAFARCYVAFSGKNFPHYLKPLMEQHGVMFNPKRPLVIYDSMGFCLERLDGFAPGLALTRSSLDVQGKRADALLEFSIESAGEAVGVGSKKLVVSGLCDYDAAEMAAIVDEFYRLKAAYEAA; via the coding sequence ATGTTCAAGGATTTTTACGCGCAGCGCGGAGAGTATGTGGTGATCTCCGCTGAGCAGGCCAGCCGCTTCGCTAAGGGCGTGGCCGGTGATTACAACCCAATTCATAATCCGGATGCGCGGCGTTTCTGCGTGCCGGGTGACCTGCTGTTTACGCTGGTGCTGGTAAAATTTGGGTTGTCGCGACAAATGGAGTTTCGCTTTACCAATATGGTGGGCGCCGATACGCCAGTTATGTTTAGTGAAGTAGACAATGGCGATATTCACGTTGTTGATGAAAGCGGCAAGTGCTATTTACAGGTAACGCGCAGTGGTGAGGTTACCCGTGAAGAGGCCGCAGTTGAAGCGTTTGCCCGCTGCTACGTTGCGTTTTCAGGCAAAAATTTCCCGCATTATTTGAAGCCGTTGATGGAGCAACATGGGGTGATGTTTAATCCTAAACGCCCGCTGGTCATTTACGACAGCATGGGGTTTTGCTTAGAGCGCTTAGACGGTTTTGCACCTGGATTGGCCCTGACCCGCTCCTCCTTAGATGTTCAGGGTAAGCGCGCCGATGCGCTGCTAGAGTTTTCGATTGAATCGGCAGGGGAAGCGGTGGGGGTGGGCTCCAAAAAATTAGTGGTTAGCGGCCTGTGTGACTACGACGCCGCTGAAATGGCCGCCATTGTTGACGAGTTTTATCGGTTAAAAGCAGCTTATGAAGCTGCCTAA
- a CDS encoding universal stress protein encodes MSEQISMVMVAVDSSEAAAAATHHAALLASLLDATLQLIHVLPLNPAELSDVPSNREISADHDRAQQDAKANAVFQAAHQQLTALPFTASLTVEEVRLHDKGFVNQPERIIVEHARQHSKTLLVMGARHLSEVGKWLRGSVSNAVVHRARGPVTIIHADANRIESAKIGRILLPVDGSSHSDAAAQLAGDLARSGHISVEMLFCQLPGSQPLLDSDENEAQRVFRRTREMLGEVPAGVTEQLLQDERYAEAIIEQAEQCPDSPVIMMGRRGLGYLQESLLGSVSQKVIELAPCPVTVVA; translated from the coding sequence ATGAGCGAACAAATATCCATGGTGATGGTAGCGGTTGATAGTTCCGAAGCAGCGGCAGCGGCCACCCACCATGCTGCTCTGCTAGCCAGTCTACTCGATGCCACCTTACAGCTGATTCATGTCCTGCCGCTCAATCCCGCCGAGCTCAGCGATGTGCCCAGTAACCGCGAGATTAGCGCCGACCATGACCGCGCCCAGCAAGATGCAAAAGCTAACGCTGTTTTTCAAGCCGCACATCAGCAGTTAACGGCACTGCCTTTTACAGCGTCGCTCACCGTTGAAGAGGTACGCCTGCACGACAAAGGGTTTGTAAACCAGCCAGAACGCATCATTGTGGAACACGCCCGCCAGCACTCAAAGACGTTGCTCGTCATGGGTGCCCGTCACCTTAGCGAGGTGGGTAAATGGCTAAGAGGGAGCGTGAGCAATGCGGTGGTTCATCGTGCCCGTGGGCCGGTTACCATCATCCATGCCGACGCCAATCGTATTGAATCCGCAAAGATTGGGCGTATTTTATTGCCGGTGGATGGCTCTTCTCACAGCGACGCGGCCGCACAATTAGCGGGCGACCTGGCACGCAGCGGTCACATCAGCGTTGAGATGCTGTTTTGCCAACTCCCAGGGTCACAACCCTTACTGGACAGCGACGAGAACGAAGCGCAACGAGTTTTTCGCCGTACCCGCGAGATGTTAGGAGAGGTTCCAGCGGGCGTCACCGAGCAACTTTTACAGGATGAGCGCTACGCCGAGGCCATTATTGAGCAAGCTGAGCAATGCCCCGACAGCCCCGTGATTATGATGGGTCGCCGGGGCTTGGGGTATCTTCAGGAGTCGTTACTAGGCAGCGTAAGCCAAAAAGTCATTGAGCTCGCCCCCTGCCCGGTCACGGTAGTGGCCTAG